From the genome of Planctomycetota bacterium:
GAATTGGTCGAGAAGGTCCGCTCCACCTATCGGGTAGAGGGCATTGAAGAGGCGGACATTCTCGCCGCAGCCCGAGTCGCCGTGGCATTGAAAAGGCTTGCCGCGCGATTTCGGCTCGACGGCCTGGTCCTCTTGGGCCAACACTATGTGGAGGCCAAGACCAAAGCAACTCCGTACCTGGGGATGGCGGAGCTTCACGCGCAAGGAAAAACGCTCGGTGTCACGGAAGGCGACGTGTTGGGGCTGGTGATGATGAAAATCATGCGGCATCTTGCCGGCCTGACACCTTTCTTCGGCGAGTGGGCTGAGTTCGACATCCAGCGCAACGCGATGATGCTCTTGGGGCATGGCTATGCGGACCCGACGCAGGCCAAGCAAGGGACCGTGTGTCGCATCACTCCGACTCCAGAACAGTGGGGATTTGAGGGCAACGGGTTCAGTCTCGAATTGACGTTCGACCCCGGCCCCGCCACATTCGGCCACTTCATCTGCGACGCCAAAGGTTGGAGGATGCTGATCAGTGGGGGCGAGATCATGGACCTGCCGGTGATGCCCATCCACGACTCTTCCCTGGTGATCAAAATCGAAAGGCCGATCAAACAGTACGTCGAGATGCTGACCAAACACGGTTTCGCACATCACTGCATTGCCGTGCGCGGAGACGTGCGCCGGCAGCTCGCTCAACTGGCCGACCTGTTAAGAATCGAGAAAGTGTTCATCTGATGGCCATGAACCCGTTTCTCGGCATATTTCTGCACTTTATCGGCGGAGTGGCGGCCGGCAGTTTCTACGTGCCTTTCGCCAAGATCAAGCGGTGGTCGTGGGAATCGTACTGGCTGATTTTCAACCTGCTGGCCTATGTTGTCATGCCCTGGGTCGTGGCGCTGGCGATGGTGCCGGAAACGTTGACCGTACTGGCCAACAGCGACCCGCGTGCGATTCTGACGCTCTATGGCCTGGGCGTGATCTGGGGAATCGGCGGCCTCGTCTTCGGTCTTAGCCTCCGCTACCTGGGAATGGGGCTCGGCATGTCCGTTTCCTTGGGAGTGTGCGCCGCAGTCGGCACATTGATTCCACCCCTCTGCATGGGAAAGGCGGGAAAGATTCTCACCACCGCGTCCGGTCTGACCGTGCTGCTGGGCGTGGCGGTTTGCCTGGCGGGCATTGCCGTCTGCGGATACGCGGGAATCCGCAAGCAGCGCGAGGTCGACGAGAAGGACAAGACCGATGGCGTTAAGGAGTTTGCCCTCCTCAAAGGCTTCGTGGTGGCCGTCATCGCCGGAGTGACCAGCGCCGCGATGTCCTTTGGCATCGACATTTACGGTAAGCCCGTGGGCGCGGTGGCCGTCGCGCTGCGCGTCGCTGACGTCTATCAGAACATTCCCGTGCTGATCCCGCTCATGGTCGGAAACTTCACCAGCAATCTGGTCCTATGCTTGATCCTCAATGTGAAGAACCGCTCGCTGGGCGACTATGTCGCCGGCTCGCCCGGGCGGTTGGCGGCAAACTACTTCTTCGCCGCGCTGGCCGGCGTCATCGGCTACCAAGAGTTCTTCTGGTATGGCATGGGGACCACCAAACTGGGCGAGTACCAGTTCTCGAGTTGGTCCATTCACCTGGCGTTCGTGATTATCATTAGCAATC
Proteins encoded in this window:
- a CDS encoding L-rhamnose/proton symporter RhaT; amino-acid sequence: MAMNPFLGIFLHFIGGVAAGSFYVPFAKIKRWSWESYWLIFNLLAYVVMPWVVALAMVPETLTVLANSDPRAILTLYGLGVIWGIGGLVFGLSLRYLGMGLGMSVSLGVCAAVGTLIPPLCMGKAGKILTTASGLTVLLGVAVCLAGIAVCGYAGIRKQREVDEKDKTDGVKEFALLKGFVVAVIAGVTSAAMSFGIDIYGKPVGAVAVALRVADVYQNIPVLIPLMVGNFTSNLVLCLILNVKNRSLGDYVAGSPGRLAANYFFAALAGVIGYQEFFWYGMGTTKLGEYQFSSWSIHLAFVIIISNLWGIFLKEWKGIQRTTWRFVWVGIALLILCTIIIGAGNYLAEYNKVPVSPSLAAE